One Nostoc punctiforme PCC 73102 DNA window includes the following coding sequences:
- a CDS encoding DUF1788 domain-containing protein has product MPTLTINQRLDALLPKLQDARLLSNRGIGNEIGFYIFDYDAEYEPLVQRYVDRLKLQLTSSPSGFASPSLSEQQDRAGSPIQLILLEIDLYKTILDILSERGVLKKAFELEATKGNAALAKTVAPLVRPDQVIAYIQKKLRGDEQLVIMTGVGASWPLLRSHSILNNLHPVLDKIPLVMFFPGSYDGHELRLFDTFKDDNYYRAFPLIPHQQHHL; this is encoded by the coding sequence ATGCCCACATTGACCATTAATCAGCGCCTTGATGCACTGCTACCAAAGCTGCAAGATGCACGTCTGCTGAGTAACCGTGGCATTGGTAACGAAATTGGCTTTTATATTTTTGATTATGACGCTGAATATGAACCACTGGTACAGCGCTACGTCGATCGCCTGAAGCTGCAATTGACGAGTTCACCCTCCGGGTTCGCCAGTCCCTCTTTGTCGGAACAACAAGACCGGGCTGGCTCACCGATCCAGCTTATTTTGCTGGAAATTGACCTTTACAAGACTATTCTCGACATTTTGTCAGAACGAGGGGTACTCAAAAAAGCTTTTGAGTTGGAAGCAACTAAAGGAAATGCTGCCCTGGCTAAGACCGTTGCGCCTCTTGTCCGACCTGACCAGGTTATTGCCTACATCCAAAAAAAACTTAGGGGTGATGAACAGCTTGTAATCATGACTGGAGTTGGTGCTAGCTGGCCCCTTTTACGATCGCACAGTATTCTCAACAACCTACACCCAGTACTTGACAAAATCCCTCTAGTGATGTTTTTCCCTGGTTCTTACGATGGGCACGAACTACGCCTATTCGACACCTTTAAGGATGACAACTACTATCGGGCCTTCCCTCTGATTCCCCACCAACAACACCACCTATGA
- a CDS encoding XisI protein has translation MDKIEKYRNTIKKILFDYYEMTNAEITKSKEVEASDRLAFDEERDQYIWFRFGWDGKKQIQHIIMYLCIKNSKIWVEEDATNLCIVDDLLSAGIPQTDIVLGFHHPSKRGFTEFATA, from the coding sequence ATGGATAAGATAGAAAAATACCGCAATACTATTAAGAAGATACTTTTTGATTATTATGAAATGACTAATGCTGAAATTACAAAATCTAAAGAAGTGGAAGCAAGCGATCGCTTGGCTTTTGATGAAGAAAGAGATCAATATATTTGGTTTCGGTTTGGCTGGGATGGCAAAAAGCAGATACAGCATATTATCATGTATCTCTGTATTAAGAACAGCAAAATTTGGGTGGAAGAAGATGCAACTAATTTATGCATTGTTGATGACTTGTTATCAGCCGGAATACCCCAAACTGATATTGTTTTAGGGTTCCATCATCCTAGTAAAAGAGGTTTCACAGAATTTGCTACAGCTTAA
- the brxC gene encoding BREX system P-loop protein BrxC, which translates to MNIAELFQKDIHRNINGVIKVGQKDDENIRQELEEYVVTNELDKHFRTFFERYTNALNNPTDKMGVWIAGFFGSGKSHFLKILSYLLANHQLENSRALDYFDEKRIPDPMLQALIAQAAHSSCDVILFNIDSKADANNKNHKESITKVFQKVFDEHLGYFGTVLPIAEFERQLDRQGKYAAFQQAFLAESGLEWKENRDAWGFHQDAIASALQTSTGMSAEAANRLLDFGEQNYTLSPEKFAGMVKQYLDSKGPQHRLIFMVDEVGQYIGEDSKLMLNLQTVVEDLGTYCLGKAWVVVTSQEAMDEITKNKIKGEDFSKIIGRFYRPLNLSSANTDEVIKLRLLSKTDAARAGLEALYSQKIAILRNQIAFTQDSADMPGYGNPQDFFTAYPFIPYQFNLLQKVFTQIRLMGSAGKHLASGERSLLDAFQVASQAVAGEPLGVLVPFHTFYMAVEGFLDSSINQVIIQAGRNPQLNSFDIDLLKTLFMVKYLKEIRANLDNLTTLSLSNIDQDKLALRQQVEAALGRLERQTLIQRNGDEYIFLTHEEQDIGREIKNTPVDSGKVKEELRKLIWESIFTDKLFRYSQRHQYKFNRKLDEQLHSQQSDITLHIVTPCAETYTAMKEDTFCIGTTGGGYEVLVRLPYEQRLVDDLETLVKTEKYIKLKSGSNLSPSIQRILRDQSDQNSKRCEDVKTILENLITRADVFACGSKLEIRSRDTKTLLNEGLSYLVGNVYQKLGYVASGFENEDQVSNALTRESQEQDINGQPVNVAAHSEMRAWLMEETRVRRLVSIKALVDKFAVRPYGWSEFDTLGVMAELANKGVIELRHAQGNVNLHDKGLVMQLRSRKEIDKYTVRLTDEINPANLKIAKDMASDLLNGNMSSDPQLLFEQYKNALTKRSQELESWLIQAEGGLPFAELLRTNLNLLAELLTKDSAAKFFDTFRQRRDDIEEFIEDVQKLQSFFSTQIKLFQQARNDLKTLEPELRHISEPDLLRRVDLVKQILAMSDPTAKIPELAMLLLPVKDKVQEALTTQIYQVESKSKAMREKLAEYVTSAHEDISAQLDLSNITQDIDKVVTSVNQVTSIDSAIARQSELESILPQLLQKVDQQANEIIQRQSNNGSNGKVTCVKPIVSVQVARVAPKPLLETLQDVDVYLEALRKTLLDEIQQNHRVRLE; encoded by the coding sequence ATGAATATCGCCGAACTCTTCCAAAAAGACATTCACCGTAATATCAATGGCGTTATCAAAGTTGGGCAGAAGGACGACGAGAATATCCGTCAAGAATTGGAAGAGTATGTCGTTACCAACGAACTGGATAAGCACTTTCGGACATTTTTTGAACGCTACACTAATGCCCTAAATAATCCTACGGATAAAATGGGTGTATGGATTGCTGGATTTTTTGGCTCAGGGAAATCTCACTTTTTGAAGATTCTGTCGTACCTATTGGCTAATCATCAACTGGAAAATAGCCGTGCTTTAGATTATTTTGATGAAAAACGCATACCCGATCCGATGTTGCAAGCCTTGATAGCACAGGCGGCACATAGTTCTTGCGATGTGATTTTATTCAATATTGACTCTAAAGCTGATGCCAATAATAAAAACCATAAAGAAAGCATTACCAAGGTCTTTCAAAAGGTATTTGACGAGCATTTGGGGTACTTTGGGACGGTTCTTCCCATTGCTGAGTTTGAACGTCAACTAGATCGCCAAGGTAAATATGCAGCTTTTCAACAAGCTTTCTTGGCAGAGAGTGGCTTGGAATGGAAAGAAAACCGAGATGCTTGGGGTTTTCATCAAGATGCGATCGCTAGTGCATTACAAACTAGCACGGGCATGAGTGCAGAAGCGGCTAACCGCTTACTGGATTTTGGCGAACAAAATTATACTCTGAGTCCAGAAAAGTTTGCTGGCATGGTAAAGCAATATCTGGATAGTAAAGGGCCGCAACATCGCCTAATTTTTATGGTGGATGAGGTAGGACAGTATATTGGTGAAGACAGCAAACTGATGCTGAACTTACAGACTGTTGTGGAAGATTTGGGTACTTACTGTTTGGGAAAAGCTTGGGTGGTGGTGACATCCCAAGAGGCAATGGATGAGATTACCAAAAACAAGATTAAAGGCGAGGATTTTTCTAAGATTATTGGTCGTTTTTATCGCCCACTGAATTTGTCTTCTGCTAATACCGATGAGGTAATTAAGTTACGTCTGCTCAGCAAAACTGATGCGGCGCGGGCTGGGTTGGAAGCTTTGTATAGCCAGAAGATTGCTATTCTGAGAAACCAAATTGCTTTTACTCAAGACAGTGCCGATATGCCGGGATATGGTAATCCTCAAGATTTCTTTACCGCTTATCCCTTTATTCCCTATCAGTTTAATCTGTTACAAAAGGTTTTTACTCAAATTCGCCTCATGGGTTCTGCTGGCAAGCACTTGGCATCAGGAGAGCGATCGCTATTGGATGCATTTCAGGTTGCATCCCAAGCGGTAGCCGGAGAACCCCTTGGTGTGCTGGTTCCGTTTCACACCTTTTACATGGCAGTAGAAGGCTTTTTGGATAGTTCGATCAACCAAGTTATTATTCAGGCGGGTCGGAATCCGCAACTAAATTCTTTTGACATTGACCTATTGAAGACCCTATTCATGGTCAAGTATCTGAAAGAAATTCGGGCTAATTTGGATAACTTAACTACTCTTAGCTTAAGTAATATTGACCAGGATAAACTAGCTTTGCGGCAGCAGGTAGAAGCAGCTTTGGGGCGGTTGGAACGTCAAACTCTTATCCAGCGTAATGGCGATGAATATATTTTCTTGACCCATGAGGAGCAGGATATTGGCAGAGAAATCAAAAATACTCCAGTTGATTCAGGAAAAGTCAAAGAAGAACTACGAAAGCTTATTTGGGAATCAATTTTCACTGATAAACTATTTCGTTACAGTCAGCGACACCAGTATAAATTTAACCGCAAGCTGGATGAACAACTCCATAGTCAACAAAGCGATATAACTCTGCACATTGTTACTCCTTGTGCTGAAACTTACACTGCTATGAAGGAGGATACTTTCTGCATTGGTACTACAGGGGGAGGTTATGAGGTCTTAGTGCGATTGCCTTATGAGCAACGTTTGGTAGATGACCTCGAAACCCTTGTTAAGACAGAAAAGTATATAAAATTGAAAAGTGGTAGCAACCTCAGCCCTAGCATCCAGAGAATTTTAAGAGATCAAAGCGACCAAAATAGTAAGCGGTGTGAGGATGTGAAAACCATCCTAGAAAATTTGATTACTCGTGCTGATGTATTTGCCTGTGGTAGCAAGTTAGAAATTCGCAGCCGAGACACTAAAACCTTGCTGAACGAAGGTTTGAGCTATTTGGTAGGCAATGTGTATCAAAAGCTCGGTTACGTGGCTAGTGGTTTTGAAAACGAAGATCAGGTAAGCAATGCCCTAACTCGTGAGAGTCAAGAACAAGATATTAACGGACAGCCTGTTAATGTGGCTGCTCATAGTGAAATGCGAGCTTGGTTAATGGAAGAAACCCGCGTTCGCCGCCTTGTCAGTATTAAGGCATTGGTAGATAAGTTTGCAGTCCGTCCCTATGGGTGGTCGGAATTCGACACTTTGGGGGTGATGGCGGAACTTGCTAACAAGGGTGTAATAGAACTGCGACACGCTCAAGGTAACGTTAATCTGCATGATAAAGGTTTAGTGATGCAGTTGCGATCGCGCAAAGAAATAGATAAATATACCGTCCGCCTTACTGATGAAATTAACCCAGCAAACTTGAAGATTGCCAAAGATATGGCCAGTGACTTACTCAATGGCAATATGTCTAGCGATCCACAGTTGCTATTTGAACAATACAAAAATGCCCTAACAAAACGCTCTCAAGAACTTGAAAGTTGGTTAATCCAAGCAGAAGGTGGGCTTCCCTTCGCTGAATTACTGCGTACTAACTTAAATTTGCTGGCTGAATTGTTAACCAAGGATAGTGCGGCTAAGTTTTTCGACACATTTCGTCAGCGACGGGATGATATAGAAGAATTTATCGAAGATGTGCAAAAGCTGCAATCCTTCTTTAGCACACAAATTAAGCTGTTCCAGCAAGCTCGTAATGACCTGAAAACTCTAGAACCAGAACTACGCCATATTAGTGAGCCAGATTTGCTCAGGCGGGTGGATTTAGTTAAGCAAATTTTGGCGATGTCTGACCCCACTGCCAAGATTCCAGAATTAGCAATGTTACTCCTACCTGTCAAAGATAAGGTGCAGGAAGCGCTAACAACTCAAATCTATCAGGTGGAGAGTAAAAGCAAGGCAATGCGGGAGAAATTAGCTGAGTATGTGACTTCCGCTCACGAAGACATTTCTGCACAGCTTGACCTCAGCAATATCACCCAAGACATCGATAAAGTTGTCACCTCAGTTAACCAGGTAACAAGTATCGATTCTGCGATCGCACGTCAAAGTGAACTAGAAAGCATCCTCCCACAATTGCTGCAAAAAGTAGATCAGCAAGCCAATGAAATCATTCAGCGTCAGTCAAACAATGGCAGTAACGGCAAAGTTACTTGTGTCAAACCCATCGTATCGGTGCAGGTAGCGAGAGTTGCGCCTAAACCCCTACTGGAAACACTCCAAGATGTGGATGTTTATCTAGAGGCGTTGCGGAAAACCCTATTAGATGAGATTCAACAAAATCATCGCGTTCGTCTTGAGTAA
- a CDS encoding MerR family transcriptional regulator, whose amino-acid sequence MEEKFYTSTEAAEITNCSRRQLQYWRDKGVVIPTVNTTGKGRNVYYSVADLLTLTVMHYLLSVGLSFEVCREALAMLQDKEPWLFEEFVSKKKMRRLMLISNASQQKYLTLAEFDKEAALEALCQGQTVIPFWCDRIHEVLHQNLKRFSE is encoded by the coding sequence ATGGAAGAAAAATTCTACACAAGCACAGAAGCTGCTGAAATTACTAATTGTTCCCGTCGTCAATTACAGTATTGGCGAGATAAAGGTGTTGTTATACCAACTGTGAATACCACAGGTAAGGGACGTAATGTTTACTACTCCGTAGCTGACCTGTTGACGCTAACTGTGATGCATTATTTATTGTCTGTTGGCTTAAGCTTTGAAGTTTGCCGGGAAGCTTTGGCTATGTTGCAAGATAAGGAGCCTTGGCTGTTTGAGGAATTTGTGTCTAAAAAAAAGATGAGGCGACTGATGCTGATATCTAACGCCTCTCAGCAAAAGTATTTAACATTAGCAGAATTTGATAAAGAGGCAGCGCTAGAAGCTCTTTGTCAAGGGCAGACTGTAATTCCTTTTTGGTGCGATCGCATTCACGAAGTCTTACACCAAAACCTCAAACGCTTTAGTGAGTAA
- the pglX gene encoding BREX-1 system adenine-specific DNA-methyltransferase PglX, which translates to MNRTAIKNFAIWARRYLREQVKARAAQFGITHKSITEPQTVAGGLLVAGQTLNTTEANQYHQLRNRLQDLTLSSSQSQAVDALIDEIAYTWFNRLAALRFMEVNGYIGRVLSSSDPNLVDPDLLRDASSIAEMGDLPGLDLDTLNEWRSFANRDPNPDEFLYRRLLLAQCKALAEGIPALFDPRQNYQALFLPGNLLNQDSIVRRLVKEIPEEDWQNIEVVGWLYQFYISERKDEVIGAKSKVAAADIPAATQLFTPHWIVRYMVENSLGRLWLEAHPESRLREYMPYYLENPNDNGEGEKPQALTPQELTVIDPACGSGHILVYAFDLLFEIYKEQGYLERDIPALVLTHNLYGLDIDERAAQLASFAVLMKARAKNSRILRKSLALNITAVRPTHSQTLPPATELNAEDWQPLIEAFKDADNLGSLITTPAFDGEKLKWQLNNLEASDSLFRECVTALQALLLQAELLRNKYWVVVANPPYMGSKSLNDVLRSFANQNYPDSKSDAFSIFIERFLNMSLQNGFIGLMTPFTWMFLSSYEKLRRRILSENTITSLIRPEYHAFFDSAYVPICTFTILNKALPEYQGTFIDLNQFYGANLQPIKVLEAIKNPGCGYLYYSNSVDFARTPGSVIAYWLSEKLLNIFENAESLGNVFESKQGLSTANNDRFLRLWFEVNLNDSGFGLCSREEAKFSGKRWFPYNKGGEFRKWYGNQEFVINWNNDGEEIDSFRPKAVIRNSSYYFKPSVTWSLVSSSYFGVRYSGKGFIFDSAGSSAFCQSDMIFSLTGFLCSNITNKLIQAINPTLNFSSGNVAALPWISEKANIIKPKINSIVENCINISRQDWDNFETSWDFQTHPLLRHNTKHLSEAFTIWQSKSETAFRELQRLEEENNRYWIEAYGLQDELTSEVPDDQITIRHADLNKDIRSLISYAVGCMMGRYSLDKPGLIHAGQPFDPTLHQTLSASSDAIIPITDQAYFDNDIVTRFIEFLRVAYSPETLSENLNFIANALTLKNGESAQERIRRYFLQEFISDHIQTYKKRPIYWLFTSGKKRAFGALLYLHRYSEDALARIRTDYVLELQVKLDGEIARAQQQLDNTTFSAAKKAATNRLKELQAQQLELRDYQAKLQTQADARINLDLDDGVAYNYTRFKGLVYEGADLKIADLEKASQWKRELLK; encoded by the coding sequence ATGAACCGCACCGCTATCAAAAACTTTGCTATTTGGGCGCGTCGTTACCTACGAGAACAAGTTAAAGCTCGTGCTGCCCAATTTGGTATAACTCACAAAAGTATTACAGAACCTCAGACAGTGGCGGGGGGACTATTAGTAGCTGGTCAAACGCTAAATACCACGGAAGCAAACCAGTATCATCAACTGCGAAATCGCTTGCAAGATTTAACACTAAGTTCCAGCCAGTCCCAGGCGGTAGATGCGCTGATAGATGAAATTGCCTACACCTGGTTTAACCGTTTGGCGGCATTGCGGTTTATGGAGGTGAATGGATATATCGGGCGGGTGTTGAGTAGTAGCGATCCAAATTTGGTAGACCCTGATTTGTTACGCGATGCTAGTTCTATTGCCGAAATGGGAGATTTACCGGGTCTTGATTTGGATACTCTCAATGAGTGGCGTAGTTTTGCCAATCGTGATCCCAACCCCGATGAGTTTCTCTACCGCCGTTTGCTGTTAGCTCAGTGTAAAGCTTTGGCAGAGGGAATTCCAGCACTGTTTGACCCTCGCCAGAACTACCAAGCGCTGTTTTTACCTGGAAATTTGTTAAATCAGGATTCAATTGTACGGCGGCTGGTAAAAGAGATTCCAGAGGAGGACTGGCAGAATATTGAAGTAGTGGGTTGGCTGTATCAGTTCTACATTTCGGAACGCAAGGATGAGGTGATTGGGGCAAAGTCGAAGGTTGCAGCCGCAGATATTCCAGCAGCGACTCAATTGTTTACCCCCCACTGGATTGTTCGGTATATGGTGGAGAACAGTTTAGGGCGGTTATGGTTAGAGGCGCACCCAGAATCACGCTTGCGTGAGTATATGCCTTACTATTTGGAAAATCCTAACGATAATGGTGAGGGTGAAAAACCGCAAGCTTTAACGCCTCAAGAGTTGACCGTGATAGACCCTGCTTGTGGTAGTGGTCATATTTTGGTGTATGCGTTTGATTTGCTGTTTGAAATTTACAAAGAACAAGGTTATTTAGAGCGCGATATTCCGGCGCTGGTTTTGACGCACAATTTGTATGGTTTAGATATTGATGAACGTGCAGCGCAGTTGGCAAGTTTTGCAGTATTGATGAAGGCACGGGCAAAGAATTCGCGTATTTTGCGGAAATCTCTGGCTTTGAATATTACGGCGGTGCGTCCTACCCATAGTCAGACTTTACCACCAGCTACAGAATTGAATGCTGAAGATTGGCAACCGTTAATTGAGGCTTTTAAGGATGCAGATAATTTAGGAAGTTTAATTACTACGCCAGCTTTTGATGGTGAGAAATTGAAATGGCAATTAAATAATTTAGAGGCGAGTGATTCGCTATTTCGGGAGTGTGTTACGGCTTTACAAGCGTTATTGTTACAGGCAGAGTTGTTGAGGAATAAGTATTGGGTTGTGGTTGCAAATCCGCCTTATATGGGAAGTAAAAGTTTAAATGATGTTTTAAGAAGTTTTGCCAATCAAAATTATCCTGATTCTAAATCAGACGCTTTCTCTATATTTATTGAGCGTTTTTTAAATATGAGTTTACAAAACGGGTTCATTGGCTTAATGACACCATTTACTTGGATGTTTTTAAGTTCTTATGAGAAATTGCGTAGACGTATATTAAGTGAAAATACAATAACCAGCCTGATTAGACCGGAATATCATGCTTTCTTTGATTCGGCTTATGTACCAATCTGTACTTTTACTATTTTAAATAAAGCTTTACCTGAATACCAAGGAACTTTTATTGATCTTAATCAATTTTATGGGGCGAATTTGCAACCAATTAAGGTTTTAGAAGCAATCAAAAATCCTGGCTGTGGATATCTTTATTATTCAAATTCGGTTGATTTTGCAAGAACTCCAGGGAGTGTTATTGCTTATTGGTTAAGTGAAAAACTATTAAACATTTTTGAAAATGCAGAATCATTAGGTAATGTTTTTGAATCAAAACAAGGTTTGTCTACTGCAAATAATGATCGTTTTCTTCGTTTATGGTTTGAAGTTAACTTAAATGATTCTGGATTCGGATTATGTAGTCGAGAAGAAGCAAAATTTTCTGGAAAACGATGGTTTCCATATAATAAGGGTGGTGAATTTAGGAAGTGGTATGGAAATCAAGAATTTGTTATAAATTGGAATAACGATGGAGAAGAAATAGATAGTTTTAGACCAAAGGCAGTTATTAGAAATTCTAGTTATTATTTTAAGCCCTCAGTAACTTGGTCTTTGGTGAGTTCAAGCTACTTTGGAGTTAGATACTCAGGAAAAGGCTTTATATTTGATTCAGCAGGGTCATCTGCTTTTTGTCAATCGGATATGATATTTAGCTTAACTGGTTTCTTGTGTTCAAATATAACTAATAAATTGATTCAAGCAATCAATCCTACTTTGAATTTCTCATCAGGTAATGTTGCTGCATTACCTTGGATATCAGAAAAAGCAAATATAATTAAACCCAAAATCAATAGTATTGTCGAAAATTGTATTAATATTTCCCGTCAAGACTGGGATAACTTTGAAACCTCCTGGGACTTCCAAACCCACCCTCTATTACGCCACAACACCAAACACCTCTCCGAAGCCTTCACCATTTGGCAAAGCAAATCAGAAACCGCCTTCCGCGAACTCCAACGCCTAGAAGAAGAAAACAACCGCTACTGGATAGAAGCATACGGCTTACAAGACGAACTCACCTCAGAAGTACCCGACGACCAAATCACCATCCGCCACGCCGACTTAAACAAAGATATCCGTTCCCTCATCTCCTACGCCGTCGGCTGCATGATGGGGCGCTACTCCCTCGACAAACCCGGACTCATCCACGCCGGACAACCATTTGACCCCACCCTACACCAAACCTTAAGCGCCAGCAGTGATGCAATTATTCCCATCACAGACCAAGCATACTTTGATAATGATATTGTTACCCGCTTTATAGAATTTCTGCGCGTCGCCTACAGCCCCGAAACCCTTAGCGAAAACCTCAATTTCATCGCCAATGCCCTCACCCTCAAAAACGGCGAAAGCGCCCAAGAACGCATCCGTCGCTACTTTCTGCAAGAATTCATTTCTGACCACATTCAAACTTATAAAAAACGCCCCATTTATTGGCTGTTTACCAGTGGAAAAAAACGAGCTTTTGGCGCATTACTATATTTACACCGTTACAGCGAAGATGCTCTTGCTCGTATCCGCACCGATTATGTTTTGGAATTGCAAGTCAAACTAGATGGGGAAATTGCCAGGGCGCAACAACAGCTAGATAATACCACTTTTAGCGCCGCTAAAAAAGCTGCCACAAACCGCCTGAAAGAACTACAAGCCCAACAGCTAGAACTACGAGATTACCAAGCCAAGCTGCAAACCCAAGCCGATGCGCGAATTAATCTTGATCTTGACGATGGTGTAGCGTACAACTACACTCGCTTTAAAGGTTTGGTGTATGAAGGAGCAGATTTAAAAATTGCTGACTTAGAAAAAGCCTCGCAGTGGAAAAGGGAACTGTTGAAATAA
- the cas12k gene encoding type V CRISPR-associated protein Cas12k (Type V-K CRISPR systems have also been known as with the large Cas12k protein, has also been known as type V-U5, and Cas12k as C2c5.): MSQITIQCRLIASESTRQKLWKLMATLNTPLINELIEQLGKHPDFENWRQQGKLPTTVVSQLCQPLKTDPRFVGQPSRLYMSAIHIVDYIYKSWLAIQKRLQQQLDGKMRWLEMLNSDVELVETSGSSMGAIRTKASEILAKAMPTSDSDSSQPKTKKGKEAKKSSSSSSDRSLSNKLFEAYQETEDILSRSAISYLLKNGCKLSDKEEDSEKFAKRRRQVEIQIQRLTEKLISRMPKGRDLTNRKWLETLFTATTTFPEDNAEAKRWQDILLTRPSSLPFPLVFETNEDMVWSKNQKGRLCVHFNGLSDLSFEVYCDNRQLHWFQRFLEDQQTKRQSKSQYSSGLFTLRNGHLVWQEGEGKSEPWNLNRLNLYCCVDNRLWTADGTEQVRQEKAEEISKLITKMKEKSDLKDTQKAFIQRKESTLNRMNNSFERPSQPLYQGQSHILVGVSLGLEKPATVAVVDAIAGKVLAYRSIRQLLGDNYELLNRQRRQQRSSSHERHKAQKSFSPNQFGTSELGQYVDRLLAKEIIAIAQTYKAGNIVLPKLGDMREIVQSEIQAIAEAKCPGSVEVQQKYAKQYRVNVHKWSYGRLIQSIQSKGSQAGIVIEEGKQPVRGSPHEQAKELALSAYHDRLARRS; encoded by the coding sequence ATGAGTCAGATTACTATCCAGTGCCGTCTTATTGCCAGTGAATCAACCCGCCAAAAACTGTGGAAATTGATGGCAACTTTAAACACACCCTTAATTAATGAACTAATTGAACAACTTGGTAAACACCCAGACTTCGAGAATTGGCGACAACAAGGTAAGCTTCCAACAACTGTTGTTAGTCAACTGTGCCAACCTCTCAAGACTGACCCTCGCTTTGTAGGTCAACCTAGCCGTTTATATATGTCGGCGATTCATATTGTGGACTACATCTACAAGTCTTGGCTGGCTATACAAAAACGTCTACAGCAACAGCTAGACGGCAAAATGCGCTGGCTAGAAATGCTCAACAGTGATGTTGAACTTGTGGAAACTAGCGGTTCTAGTATGGGGGCTATTCGTACCAAAGCCTCTGAAATTTTGGCAAAAGCTATGCCAACATCTGACTCAGATAGCTCTCAACCCAAAACAAAAAAGGGCAAGGAGGCTAAAAAATCCTCGTCATCTAGTTCTGACCGCAGTTTATCCAATAAATTATTTGAAGCTTACCAAGAGACAGAAGACATCCTTAGCCGCAGCGCCATCAGCTACTTATTGAAAAATGGCTGCAAACTTAGCGATAAAGAAGAAGATTCAGAAAAATTTGCTAAACGTCGTCGTCAAGTTGAAATCCAAATTCAAAGGCTTACCGAAAAGTTAATAAGTCGGATGCCTAAAGGTCGAGATTTGACCAATCGTAAATGGTTAGAGACACTCTTCACTGCTACAACCACCTTTCCTGAAGATAACGCCGAAGCCAAGCGCTGGCAGGATATTCTATTAACTCGACCAAGTTCTCTTCCATTCCCCCTTGTTTTTGAAACGAACGAGGATATGGTTTGGTCAAAGAATCAAAAAGGTAGGCTGTGTGTTCACTTCAATGGATTGAGCGATCTTAGCTTTGAGGTATACTGCGACAATCGCCAACTTCACTGGTTTCAACGTTTCCTAGAAGATCAACAAACTAAACGCCAAAGTAAAAGCCAGTATTCTAGTGGCTTATTCACTCTCAGAAATGGTCACCTAGTTTGGCAAGAAGGAGAGGGTAAGAGCGAACCTTGGAACCTTAACCGATTGAACCTCTACTGCTGTGTTGACAATCGCCTATGGACTGCTGACGGAACAGAACAGGTTCGCCAAGAGAAAGCAGAAGAAATTAGCAAACTCATCACGAAGATGAAAGAAAAAAGTGACCTAAAGGATACACAGAAAGCTTTTATTCAACGTAAAGAATCAACGCTTAATCGAATGAATAATAGCTTTGAGCGTCCTAGTCAACCCCTTTACCAAGGTCAATCACACATTTTGGTTGGAGTAAGCCTGGGACTAGAAAAACCTGCCACCGTAGCTGTAGTAGATGCGATCGCAGGTAAAGTTCTAGCTTACCGGAGTATCCGCCAGTTACTTGGCGACAATTACGAACTTCTGAATCGGCAAAGACGACAACAGCGATCATCATCCCACGAACGCCACAAAGCACAAAAAAGCTTCTCTCCCAATCAATTTGGTACATCTGAGTTAGGGCAGTATGTAGACAGATTATTGGCTAAAGAAATTATTGCGATCGCACAAACCTATAAAGCTGGCAATATAGTTTTGCCTAAGCTAGGGGATATGCGAGAGATTGTTCAAAGTGAAATTCAAGCTATAGCCGAAGCAAAATGTCCAGGCTCCGTAGAAGTTCAGCAAAAATACGCCAAACAATACCGAGTTAATGTTCACAAGTGGAGCTATGGCAGATTAATACAGAGTATTCAAAGTAAAGGTAGTCAGGCAGGAATTGTGATTGAAGAGGGAAAACAACCTGTTAGAGGTAGCCCTCATGAACAAGCAAAGGAATTAGCACTTTCTGCTTACCATGATCGGCTAGCTAGGCGAAGTTGA